One Streptomyces sp. NBC_00223 genomic window carries:
- a CDS encoding N-acetylmuramoyl-L-alanine amidase, producing the protein MERASRHQLPRTPARSGHSGSATGATPGAPGDRPSPTRRSLLRGGLVLGAAAGAALAGELWSGDGPAAAATVDYPSATWAPASGANFTASNRPSTYPIELVVIHVTQETFADTIRLFQDPAHAAAAHYVVRSADGAIDQCVREHDVAWHAGNWDYNTRSIGIEHEGWVDQPSYFTAAMYHASAALTAAICDRYGIPKDRDHIIGHVEVPGTDHTDPGPNWDWVRYLRLVNGV; encoded by the coding sequence ATGGAACGCGCCAGCCGTCACCAACTCCCCCGCACACCGGCCCGATCCGGCCACTCGGGCTCGGCGACCGGTGCCACGCCCGGCGCCCCCGGTGACCGCCCCTCGCCCACCCGCCGCTCACTGCTGCGCGGCGGTCTCGTCCTGGGCGCCGCCGCCGGCGCGGCCCTCGCGGGTGAGCTGTGGTCCGGGGACGGGCCCGCCGCCGCGGCGACCGTCGACTACCCGTCCGCCACCTGGGCCCCGGCCAGCGGCGCCAACTTCACCGCCTCGAACCGCCCTTCGACCTATCCGATCGAGCTGGTGGTGATCCATGTCACCCAGGAGACCTTCGCCGACACGATCCGGCTCTTCCAGGACCCCGCCCACGCGGCCGCCGCGCACTACGTGGTGCGGTCCGCCGACGGCGCGATCGACCAGTGCGTCCGTGAGCACGACGTCGCCTGGCACGCGGGCAACTGGGACTACAACACCCGCAGCATCGGCATCGAGCACGAGGGCTGGGTCGACCAGCCGTCGTACTTCACCGCGGCGATGTACCACGCCTCCGCCGCCCTGACCGCGGCGATCTGCGACCGGTACGGCATCCCCAAGGACCGCGACCACATCATCGGCCATGTCGAGGTGCCCGGCACCGACCACACCGACCCGGGCCCCAACTGGGACTGGGTCCGCTACCTCCGCCTGGTCAACGGGGTGTGA
- a CDS encoding DUF4240 domain-containing protein: METDYFWTLIADCRRQGLSGDGRDTRLREALLRLPPPEVIRFQACLEYVTGEAYSWNLWAAADRIFGGWCSDDTFCWFQRWMVGLGRPVFEAAVADPDVLAYAPEVLRLSGRPREAWAAADRPQWESLAHLAPRAYERLTAPFTDFGDAFHAAARDLLEAELEAAGATGSVRRAAAPRGRRWSALDEAESRRRLPRLTAMFPLTPR, translated from the coding sequence ATGGAGACCGATTACTTCTGGACCCTGATCGCGGACTGCCGCCGTCAGGGGCTCAGCGGCGACGGACGCGACACACGGCTCCGCGAGGCGCTGCTGCGCCTGCCGCCGCCGGAGGTGATCCGCTTCCAGGCGTGTCTGGAGTACGTGACCGGCGAGGCGTACAGCTGGAATCTGTGGGCCGCCGCCGACCGGATCTTCGGCGGCTGGTGCTCCGACGACACCTTCTGCTGGTTCCAGCGCTGGATGGTCGGCCTGGGCCGGCCGGTCTTCGAGGCCGCCGTCGCCGACCCGGACGTCCTCGCCTACGCCCCCGAGGTGCTGCGGCTGTCCGGTCGCCCGCGCGAGGCGTGGGCGGCCGCCGACCGCCCGCAGTGGGAGTCGCTGGCCCACCTCGCCCCGCGGGCGTACGAACGGCTCACCGCCCCCTTCACGGACTTCGGCGACGCCTTCCACGCCGCGGCCCGGGACCTGCTGGAGGCCGAACTTGAGGCGGCGGGCGCGACCGGGTCCGTACGCCGGGCGGCCGCGCCCAGGGGCCGGCGCTGGAGCGCCCTGGACGAGGCCGAGTCCCGCCGCCGGCTGCCCCGGCTGACCGCGATGTTCCCGCTCACACCCCGTTGA